The segment AGTACGTCGTCATCGGCTCGGAGGTCCCCGAAACCAGCCTCGGTCCCGTCACCGACTACGAGTCCTTTATCGGCGGACAGTCGATCGAGTACGACTGGCCCGAACTCGACGAGGAGACGCCGGCGGGGATGTGCTACACCTCCGGAACCACCGGCAAGCCCAAGGGCGTCGAGTACACCCAGCGGATGCTGTGGTCGCACACGATGGCCACGCTTACCCCCCAGGGGCTCGGGGTTCGCGACGCGGACGTCGTGATGCCCGTCGTCCCGATGTTCCACGTCAACGCCTGGGGAATTCCGTTTACGGCCACCGCCGCCGGCGCGAAGCACGTCTATCCCGGCCCCTCGCCCGCGCCCGAAGACCTCGTCTCGCTCATCGAATCGGAAGGCGTCACGATTTCGGCCGGAGTCCCCACGGTCTGGCTCGGCGTCCTCGAGTACTTAGAGGAGAACGACGCGGACCTCTCCTCGCTCGAGCGTATCGTCATCGGCGGCAGCGCGGCCCCCAAGAGCCTGATCGAGCAGTACGACGACCTCGGCGTCGACGTCGTCCACGCCTGGGGGATGACTGAGATGTCGCCCGTCGGGACCGTCGCGCACATCAAGGAAGGGCTCGGCGACCTCTCGACCGACCAGCAGTACGAGAAACGCGGCAAACAGGGGCTTGCCGTCCCCGGTCTCGAGTTCAAAGTGGTCGACGACGACGGCGGGGAAATCGAGTGGAACGGCGAGGAGTTCGGCGAGCTGTACGTTCGGGGCCCGTGGGTGACCGACTCGTACTTCGAACGCCCCGATGCGAACGAGGCGGACTTCGA is part of the Halostagnicola kamekurae genome and harbors:
- a CDS encoding long-chain fatty acid--CoA ligase translates to MAGYDQTLRPFLWRAERLYPDREVVSRTHEGIERQTYGEFADRTRQLANALSDLGVDDGERVGTFCWNHSRHAEIYFGAPNIGGQLHTINPLLPPEHIQYIVENAEDTVLVVDPSLLEPLEAAYDETAFSSVEQYVVIGSEVPETSLGPVTDYESFIGGQSIEYDWPELDEETPAGMCYTSGTTGKPKGVEYTQRMLWSHTMATLTPQGLGVRDADVVMPVVPMFHVNAWGIPFTATAAGAKHVYPGPSPAPEDLVSLIESEGVTISAGVPTVWLGVLEYLEENDADLSSLERIVIGGSAAPKSLIEQYDDLGVDVVHAWGMTEMSPVGTVAHIKEGLGDLSTDQQYEKRGKQGLAVPGLEFKVVDDDGGEIEWNGEEFGELYVRGPWVTDSYFERPDANEADFEGSWLKTGDIVTVDDEGYIQIVDRAKDVIKSGGEWISSVELENAIMAHDDVSEATVVGVPHERWQERPAAFVVPAEGADLEEDEFESELEAFVGENYPDWWTPDTVVFIDEVPKTATGKFDKKALREEYATEGLLAEE